ACTGTCCCCTTTCATCATGGTGGCCCTATGGAAAGCCCCGTAGCACTTAACTGGTGTTCCTCTTATGCCACATAGGAAGCAAAGGGAATTCTGAGATAACAAGAGAAATCTCAGGTTCTCTCTGCCAAACGTGATATGCCTTcattctgctgtgctttactagtTTATGTGGTCATAGGAACACTTAGCAGGGTTCCAGACAGCAATCAGTCTTGTGTTTGGCTTCTTACTTAACCTATCTGAAATTTCTGCTCTCACTTGCCCTGCCCCATGCTGAACCCTAGGAAGGTCTTGGAGGGACCTAGCTGGCACTTTCTACTGTTTCTGCCAAATCTGCCTCATTACTATCAAAATCAGTTATCCTCCTTTGGTCTGAGAAGCGGGTATTATATGCTTTCCTTCCCTACTATATATACCCTTTCTTCTTTCTAGGTAAACAAGGTGGCCCTTCCTTTCCAATGAAGCCTGTCTTTAATGGTAGCAAGACTTCAGGGTAAAAAGGAGCAAAGGGGAAAATGGGGAATTTCCTGGTAgcccagtagttaggactctgagcttccactgcataAGCACACAGGTTTAGTCCCTTGTCAGGAACTAAGAGCCCGCCTGAATGCCtgcaaaaaaaaaggcaggggggaGGTGGATGGGGACAATTTTGAAAAGCGTGAGGTTTTGGTGACCAAACCTTTATTCCTAATTACAGGTTCCTGGGTTATAGGCCTGAGTTTGGGGAAGCAGGGAGAAATAGTGGGGAGAGCTATAGAGAGGGAGGTTAGGAAATTCTTACTGGTTTTGGACAAAGTGAGGTTGAGAATAGAAAGCTTTGAGGTCATAGGGTAGCTAGTGTATCTTTTTACCCCAACACTGTTGCTAGTGCATGTTGTTCAGTTAGcaaacagggaagcccaaccccacaaaatgtttgcattttacattttccaACGTGTACTTGCACATCCTACCACCTTGATTCAGATTAGCTCCCCATTCTAAATATAGACAAACGTATACATGCCTGGGCTTTAATTTTTCAGGTATCCATTTCTCACAAGTCAAATAACTGAAATACCAAGGTCTGGCTTGGGTAAATGATGTTAACCTGTGTATACAATGCcccatttttttaatctaagaggATTCGAGGGCGTAATTTTATTCAACACACTGTAATTCCTAGTTTGACATTTTAAGTAACATGCTTGTTAATGTATATACATTCATGTGCATGAACAGatgttggtttctgcctcttAAACACATACTATACAATGAACCTTCTTGCTCCATGTTTACTGGTTTAATTATTGGTCTCTCCAAAATAGCTTTGCTAACCACTGCCTCTTCAGGAGCTACAATGTACACCTCAGGAATTAAATACTTGATATATTAGTAAAATGATAGAAATTTATGGTTCACTTGAACTTGTTATGCAGATTCCTGGCACCTCTCTATAGAACAGGTGGTTCAGTAGAGCTCTATTGTGACCCAAAATTCTCACGTTTAACAAGCACTGTTGATTTTGATGGTGGTCCTAGAATAGTTTGACATTGCAGTATTGCTTCCTAAGGGTTCATTGCCTCCGTAACAAGTTAGGCTGGAActttcttggcagtccagtggttaacaccactctgggctttcactgcagggggtgtggagtTCAGATACCTTGTTGGGAACTACGATCCTGCAGTGTGTGGCAgagcgcccccccccccaaaaaaaaaagtcataagttTCACTTCAAATTTGCTAACAATGGGCAAActttgataaataaaatacagcattTAAGGCTACTTTAATTTACACTCAACACATCAAGACTGAATTTCCTTTTATGTGGAACAGCAATTCCCTTCAGAGTACCAACAATATAAGgtgttttacattttaagacaATCATTGATAGGGTTAAGAGAAAAACTTGATTTTCCTAAGAGATTCTGTGTATTCCAGTGGTTAGACAAGAGTAACTGCtggttcattcaaaaatatttaaagtactgtGCAAAGATAGACTCTGCAAACTATTAACATTTGAATAgcaggtaaaatttttaaattccttttctcaCTTCTGAAAAAATTTTGGTGCAATCTGGTTTACAACATTGTTGTTAGCATATTGATAATTTACAAAATTAAGCCAAAACCACTTTTGAAActacttcagttttaaaagttCAATCAGCCTATACAACTGGTTTCATGTTCCATTTCATTCAGTGCCTTTCAAGCTTGAAAATTTTCTCAGAACTGCCAGCTTATGTTCAAACACTATTTAGTGGTTAAGAATGGAAATGACAAAGGTCTCTCCCCCTGAAGTTGTATCCCAGATTTACCCTCAAGATATCTTTCAACCTATTTTTTAGTAGGTTGTGTTCAAAGTCTGATTTTTCAAAGGCAAAAACAGGAACACTTTCATCGGtctatttatataattaatttctGAATGACAAGTGAAAACTTTGAAAGCCTGTATTCTCTCCAGGGATACTTTCCTCCAATAGAATTACAATTTGACTAAAATATCATTACTGATAATCTTTCTCCAGAGGAAGGTCTCATTTCAACATGAATAGGTTACACTACCCTCAGCAACCCAAGCTTACTCATGCTTAAAATACAGAAGCAGAAAGCTAACCAACACCCAGGTGGCAATTCAGACTAATATCATCTTTGAGGAAACCTCGTCACAGGTAGCATTATGTTGTGATACCACTGTCACTTATCAAAAGAACACTCACTgcaccacacccccacccccgcctccttGAACTAAGAGGGCTATCACTAAAACATTAAACACCTTCACGTGTACTGCTCACACATTTCAGAAAATTCTGCTCACTTCAGCCTATCATACATGTTTTCTTGAAACTTAGAATTGCATCCATGAATTATTTTCCACGTTCTCAGGCTTTCTAGACAAATTCAAAGTTAACCGGTAGCACGTGACTTATGAGCCAAGAaccagggggggaaaaaaattctcCCAACAAACCAGAGCTATTTTAAAGATAGAAACCTAAGAATCTGCAAGCATATCACAGGTAATATGAGAACAGGAAGACTTGTAAAATTGGTATGACTCAGCTCTATGTTCAACTCCTCTTTGGAAGTTTTCAATTTACCACCCCCATGAAATCTGATTTATAAATGCTAGAAAAACACTTCacacaaaaaatacataatttaagaTTATTGTATTTCCTTAGAAGAGGAACGTTTTAACAAATTTTACAGGTGTCAATCAACCCTTGTTCAAAATTGGGCACACATCAAATCTAGCATTATGGGAGTTTTATTTGGAAGTGAACTTTAACTATTAATACAAATGCCAAGAGATACTACACAAAACATCCACaggaatttttttcatctttttttttgaattgttcaCAAACATTTCCTACATAATCCAACATACAACAGAGAAATGgtacatctttttctttcaatttgcatacaatggaaaaacaagaatatatatatattttacaaagtttAACTAATAGACACTACCAAGCTGACAGTTTAAGTCTATATGTGAGAAATTATCTAATAAAAAATACTCAGAATTTATTTAGCATCAGTCACTTCCATAACCAAGTATTATTCTGATTGATAAAACTTGTCATTAAGCTTCTGGTATAAACTTATACCACTATTCCATCAGTTGTGTTGCTCCCCACCTTGGTTCTTCAGAATTACGAACAGAAAATCGTTGCAAAGTAGGGGCAAGcatttgcaaaaacaaacaaaaatccccagCTTATTATAAGCATGAATGTGTGGTGGAATTTCCTCCCAAGCAATGGACTTCAAATCATTAAGAATCACCAGAACTGAGTATTGTCAAGATATTTTGCCTAAGTCCAAGAAGAGATGCCATTTATTTATATCCAACAGAGGACTGAAAATTAAACTTAGTGTTCCGTTTGGGGGTAGGTTGGAGGGAATTCAGCCATTTGAAAAATgaccatcttaaaaaaaatgaccaCCAAAAATAGGttcactaaatttattttaaaaatcataaaacgtTTCTTACAAAAGAGCATTACATTCTGCACACTGCTCTGAATAGATGCCAGGGACATATGGACTACTGTTACTTTTCCTCCCTGTCCCACCACCCCAAATGTTACAGTGACCACAAAGCAAAGTGTTCACAATAATTACATGGGGGGACTTCTTTAAACCACCAAcaatgaacaaaaattaaaattcactcaCTCTGCTGCTGTTTCAAAATTTCAATGTTAGTTTTTgcacaccctcccccacccccaccctgtttGTAAGGAACTAAAACATTACATCTGGTGAACAGCAAAGATTTCACTACACCTCAAATGCAGAACACCTATGAAGCAGAGGAATGTTGGCTTTTTAAACAGaagcagataaaaaaaaaaagatgcaggacTCCTTCAGTTCTTCACTAGTCTTAGAAAAACTTTCCAGAATACTGCTTCacactataaaaaagaaaaaatatcttgcATTAGAATCCTTCAACATCTGCATACTGCTTCAcactataaaagaaaagaaaaaaaagtacgaATTAGAATTTTTGTTCGTAACATCTTAATCAATCTTAATCAACATTAAGACAATTTCAATgctaaattaaaatgataaacatgTCCATTACACAATTAGAGATAAGAACTAAAACATTAGTAATTACAAATTAGAGCAATGTAAAGTCCAAGAAAAAAGATTAATAGTAAATCAGACATTAGTAGAGCAGAATTGTTAATATATggtagaaaagacaaagaaatgccaGTTAAGGTGTGAATTGCTGCATTTTACAGCACCAATCATTTGTCCTGTAGAGGCATGGCCTGTGCCATATGGCAGACTGTGATTTGTTGTCGATTCAGTTatctaaaaacaacaaaatcactaGTCTTCCACACAGAACTAgaccaacatccactgaatcttCTACATTTTCTACAGGCTCTGTATAATTTGTAACAAGTGGTTTTGGCAGCAGTTTTCACCAGAAAAATGAGAAGTTTGCTTGGTTAAGGCTTCTTCCAGTAAGATTAGTATCGAATGTCTTCGTGTTTTAGCAAGAAGgcagaagaaaattaaagcaaaGCTATTAGAATGTTTAGAAGTTAGGTCCCCAAAAGCTTGAGACACCATGgcttctaaaagaaaaatcagctGAGAAAGAGAAGCTTTTTAAGGTTTTAGTATGTGTAGGCTAATAACATAAAGCTAAACAAACTGACCTGTTCTGCAGCAAATACTGTGCATTCTGTATCTGGTCCTGTGTTCCCGTAATGGTAATGATCCGATCTTCGGATCCTTCTAAAGGCTCATCAATTTTGATCGAAGCTCCTGACTCATGACGGATTTGTTTAATCCGCTGACCACCTTTGCCAATAATAGATCCAGCCAActgcaaagatttttaaaagcaagtgTTTATGAtatacttaaaacaaaaacaaaaaccctaccCTGTATGTTCAGTGACCATCAAGAACACTCTTGTACAACTTATTGACTATACTGTTAATTTAATGCCCTCCAACCAGTCAGTTTGAATTACAACCTATTTATACTACCAACTGACATTTGCTTTAATAAATGAACCAGGGGCTCAAACCCCTGATAATTGCTTTTAATAGCACTGAACACTGTTTGACAAGGCTTAAACTGGAGAACACTTCACTGAAGTCCTTGAAACACAATTTTAATCCTTAAAGGGAATACTTTTGTTAAAACCTTTGTTAAGTCAGAAAACTCATAAAAATGACtcagaaaatgtcttttataatattaaaaatacttacaTCTTTGGGAATAGTTACTTGTGTAGTAATAATAGGTCCACCAAGATCACCATATGAGCCACGACCCCCTGCATAGGAATAATCTGATTTAAATAATGAGTATTAAGTTCATATACAAAGCATGAAATAATGTTTgatttcagaaagaagaaaacttacCATATCCAGAGCCACCCTAAAAACAGaacagacaaaaacagaaaattactttGCCTTCCAAACTTTAGGTAATTAAACACATTTCTAAAAAACCCCCAGTTATTATAAGTAACCAAAGCCCTCCCATATATTCCCTAGTAAGCCAATTTCAGAAAACAATCTTCAGGGGAAGAAACCATTCAGGTACACAGCGTTCCAAGAAACAAAAATGTTGATgggggaaataaaatatttaattggtGAGTAAATAAGCACTTTAAGATTATTAACATAAACACCCGTGATACTCAACCTGTGGTTCATAAGCCATCTGCCACTCTGATGGGCTCCATGTATCTATTGCAGAGTCCCAGGTTTCATCAGCACTGAAACCAACCTGTgttgagagagagaaaactatTAACATAAACTTGCATGGTATTTGTCAGAGCCACCATTTTTATACATCAATTTCTACTTCATGACTCTACATAAAAGTCTGCAGTAATCATGTATTTTAGGGGCAAACAAAGAGTGGAACAAGTCATAATATCCCAGCAGACAAACAGAAACAATGATTTAAGTGACTAACAGAGTATATTTGTAAGACAAGTTCTTCAGTTAACACGTTCAATAAAATGTTAGCTAACTTTTAAACCCTTTAGCTCTCATAAATACATTAATGAAGTAGTATCAAAGTTCTTACCATGCCATCATAACGGTCTCCAGGTCTTCCTCTTCTGTCATAGGCCATTAGATCTCTGCAAGCATAGTAATTGTAATCTCAGCTGGTCACGTGTTTGAAGTATTTGAAATGAAAACCTACCCCCTTCTATCTGTGAAGTGCTGCTTCTTGTATGTTAATGTGTGGATGAAAGAAACTTACCCTCctctaggtggtggtggtggtggaagagGAAGATTCCGAGCTCTACTACCTCCCCGGCCACCTCGTCcgggagggggtggaggaggtCCTCGACGAGGGCTCATATCATCATAATCTCTTCTGGAGGGAGGCATGGGACGCCCACCCCGACCAGGCGGCATTCTGTCAAAACCACCTCTTCCCCgcatgggaaatcccacaggACGTCCACGGCGGTCATCAAACATCATTGTAAAACCACCATAATCATAGGTTTCATCATAAAAATTGGGATCATAAGGCTGAGCACGTCCTTTGATGGgagactgaaagaaaaacacagcaACTTTATAGATTGAGGAAAAAAACCTTAGTTCACAGTAGTAATTCTTTTAACAGAAAACTTCAGGCACTTTGTATTTCTCTTGGGAGATACTTGTGGTTAAGGATAGGGACAggagtttgaaattaaaaaaattgggaGTTTTACTGCTCGTGAGGCAACAGTTTAATTTTACCCTTGGCGTTAACAGACCACAAATTCCTTTCAATTTCACAATGGGGATTGGGGATCACCATCTAGTACTATAGAGGAACCATAAAAACTTCATTTGAATGatcaaaagttatttaaaaaaacctCACCAACAATCAAAGACAACAGTACAGATTCTCCCAaagtatttctaaattaaattgaTGGGAAAGCAGAGTGACAGAAATTGTTAGGGAAAGGTACTTTGTCTTTGCCTTCTGAAATTACTTTTGAATAAGAAATCTGTTTTgtgaaattaaatgtaaatagaagTGTTCTGAAGGTACCTCTGATATAAGATCAAGGATGATCTTTATGCACTCTACAACCCTATCAGGTTTTCCTCCGATAAGAACGACTCTGTCAGTAGATTGAGGACAACATTCCTGGAAAAGCTTGATTGTTGTCTGAGTGTTCTGCAATAGGTTTACAAAATAAGCAGCATTaatcaatcagaaaaaaaaggaaatgcactaaagaaaaaaaaagttctaggcTTAGACagatttaatgtatattttagtaaaatttcCCCCCAATGTAAAACCTTGTTAGTAAGGGTTGGGCTTTGCAATACACTTTTGGCAAATAACTTGTCTAGTATGGCCAAGCCATTCTACTATATCTTAATTAGCAAACTACGTAATCTTAGGGGGAGGAAACTCAAAAGAGGGAATGAGAAAAGCCTACCAAATCCTTATAAACAACTATTTTCCAATAAttcagcagaagaaaaaaaaacactggctTTACCTCTCGAAGTTCTTTGATTTTAGCACCTTTGACTCCAATAATTCCTCCTGCCAGACTCTGATGAATCAACAGTCTCAACTCGCAGTCAAAGTCGCTTCCTTTATAGTGTTGGTACTGTGGAGGGAGTTACAGAATTTCAGTTCCAAATCATAGATTCCCGAATACACACTTATCTGCTATAAGCATACCAATATACTGTTGCAGTGAGCAACCtgaatttatatttcaataacTTTACCAGTTATGTGCTATTATCCTCAATAGCCAGGCCCAAAAAGGACATTCTGCACCAccttaaaaaactattttattttcaggTCCTGCAACACCATACCCACACTGCAGCCATTTAGCATGTCGCTGTTACCACAAAATTATTATTAACATTCAAATAACACCATAATAAAAATGACTGCAAAGCACTTTGCAAATGTAGTTAATTCCCACTGCAGCATGGAGCAGGGTCAACAGTGAGTTGTAAGACCATTCATTTATCATCTTTTTAAGCCTTTTTCTATAGAGACGGGAAAAGTACACTATGTTGAAAATAAAATCGATCCTATGGGCCAGGCTCCATACTTCAGTGGGGTTCAATGGCACTATGACATACATTTAAGCATTCCACAGCATCAGATTCGAGCGGGAGCTGGCTGGTTGCAGTGGGTGATGGCAACTGCAGGCCctgaaagtagaaaaataagagTAATAGGTTAAGTGTCTAGTGTGATCAGGCTATTGTCGCATATATTGGTAAAGCTACTACAACATATTTCACAACTATCATTAAATAACAAGAAATTGCTTATCTACACTAACAATCAACATACAATGCTTTTCTCTGTATATCTAGCAAACAAGAttacacagaatttaaaaatactcaAACTAGATCAAACATAGTCCTTTCCAACATAGTCTCACAGTCAGTAGTCTAACTCAAAACCTCTTCTAAAAATTAAAGCCCATAATATACATGCTAAACTCCATGAATGTGCACAACCACAGGTACTTCCTATCTACTCCAGAATGGCTAGACTACATTTTTAAACAAGTAATGTGGGATGTAAAAGAATCCTGCACTTAAAGCAGCAGAGTGTAACACATTGCTGCTAAAAAACTATTATGTCCAGTGTCTTTCCACCTCCCCCATTTTGCCCCATTAAATATATTAAGCACCCCCTCCATTgcgaaatacatttaaaaaatgagcctACCTCTTCCAAGGTAGGGATGATTTTCTTCAGAATTTCTCCAATCGTTTCAATATCAGCACTGATACTCAATATGCTGTCAAACACCACAAATACCAGATAGTACAAAAAaaggtggaaaagaaaaatgagttttgTGGTCATCACCAGTAGTCAAATTTTTACAGAGATGAACATACAATTATTTAATAGTCCCCATTTAAAGTAGcctatttatacatttttcacaTGCATTTTGTTTTATGCCCAATACAAACATGGTAACAATATTAGGAGActtgcagagagacagagagaatgggCTCTTGGAAGGGCTCAGATTAAGTGGGCAATAAATTGACCAGAACTGAAGCAGAGTTGAATATTTATGTTCCCCGCCACCACTAAGTTAATTAAGGATACCCTCGCTGTTACATTGGAAAAACTGGCACACCTTCTCTCAGGCAAAGTAGGGGAATATGCAAGTGGTAAACACTGTATTTGGAGTAAGGTTATGGATACCAGTTAGAAATTAGATCACTAATGGGCTCtgcaagaaaacaaatacaaatgcgagacaaaaacaaagacaacacaaatgaGAAGTGAAGGAAAGTGAACCAGAGTTAGCATTTCATCAGAAAAAATTATGAACAGGCAATGTTGGGAAGCAAGGTGGGCCACAAAGACAGAGCGAGAGACTGTTTCGGTAACAATTTGATTTACAATGCAGCAAATATGCAACACTTGAAGCTGTGCTCCTTCCATTGAAATAAAATTAGTGGATCGTTTGGGTGGGCAACTCACGGTAAAAGTTCAGTGACAAAAAGACTTAATGGGGAAAATAAGACAGAAACTTGAAAAACAATACACCGTCTAAAGGGGATactatttaattatataaaaggcaggtaataaaatacatttctctcTTTCTAATCAGGCAGTGAGGCATAAACTGTTGGGACATACCGCTCGGGGCCACTGCTGTCTGGGACTGAAACACTGGCATTGTACTGCATTGGTCATTGGCGTTCGTGGATGTTGGCATTGGGCATGGGCATTCAATCAGAAGTTGTCAAGTATGGTACCCGTTTGGCAACGAGCACATTTTTGGGCATAGCCAACCAGGGTTTTCACATGGGCGTTCAGGGGCGGATGGGCCAACGTCATGGTGGGCAACGCAGGGGTAAGTCGATCCAGTACATGGGCAACGGAGAtatatggccaaaaaaacaaggagagggaaaagggggaaaagcaataaattttaatttaatacaaACTATACTCATACTCTCAATTAATGAAACAAGCTTAAGTTGTTCTGAAGACTAACACAATAATGGACTTCTCTATATCTGACTGTGGCTTAACATTTAAGGACCTTTAATGAtggtacttttaaaaaacaaacgaTGTTTCAGTAGCAGGCTGGCTCATGAGGGTAGACACAAAACCTGTCATGACTTGAATTCTCGAGGAAATGGGGAAATTATTAACCCAGATAATTATATATAACATCTGGATTAAGAGGAAAGAggtttataaaagacaaaaattcccACACCACCAAAAATCCTAACTTCAATGACTGATTTGGTTTCCTGGAGGTTTAAAATGCATTCCTAGATCCTAACAGGCAAgtttgtaaaatttaaatttttaagttcaGTTTACAGTAATCAAGAGGAACATACAAAGATCTGCGAccaagagagaaatgaaatactATCAAATAAGTTTTCAACACAAAGTTCTTATTTGCCTCAACTTCAGCAAGGAAACATCAAAAGAGTGTgtaacatgagaaaaaaaattaagaaatttggtGTAGCCAAGTCCTATAAATATGCTCACTTCTGGTGATACCAACATTTAATGTGTCTAATCACAAGAGTCAACCCACTATAAAATATGAAGACACAAATTATCAGCATTGACAGACGGTCACCCAGTTATAAAATTAAGTGCCTACTCTATTCTTTACCCATATCTAAATCATGCAACCTCAACTTCTTTGTGCTCCATGTGCAAACTATTCAAGAACAGATGGGcaaactggggggggggggggggggggggggataaaaATATGGAGTTTAATCAGCCACCTGCAACGGTTTTCAGTACTACTGTACTTGATTCACACATGGGAAATGGTGCAATTAAGGGGTTTTATACTGTTATTTCTAATTAAGATGTTATCTTGCTTGAAGTGAATAATTTGGTGTAAAGTTATCAGAAAGTGAGGAGGTTTAATATAGACCCCCCAACTCAATCTGGGCTTTGTTAGGAATGGCAAATCTTTAGAATTATCTATGTATTCAATTATTATAAAAGGCTTGTATCTAGGCTATTAAATGATTTCTATGATGCAAatctttaaatttctaaaaacacATAAAACTGAAGCTGCCTGTGTAGTAGGTTTAAACTCTTTAATACTTACGTCTGTACGGAGAGCcttaatattcttgcctccttttccaATCACTGCCCCAGCATTCtggagaagataaaaagaaacttaGTGTGTCTTCTTAACCTTTTAGTTAAAAGACAAACACCACACAAGTCTACCATATCTAACCTCTTGTTTGGTTATAGCGATGGAAATCTATTTGGGGATATTAAAACCACAAGGTTTAAACAAAAACCAAGAGTCTATGTGACATGTTCCGGGGACTAAATACCTAGACAGAGCTTTGAAATATTCAGAATGCCAGAAATATACTGAGTATAAATCTTAAGCACTGGCACCAAATTTACAATACCCTTTTGCAAGTCAATTAACTTGAATTCTAGTAGATACTTTCACATTTTTTAGCTATATTATCAGTTAAGTAAGCTGCCAATCAGGATGTTATCTAATGAAcccacaatgaaataaaaaatactatctTTAAGGCATTAATGCTGTAAGGACCATCCATACCCATCTCCTAATTAGGCTTGTAGTAGTTCACCATGTTAAGGGCTTTCATTTTAATCATTAGCAAAATAATTACCATGGCCTAAAAAGTCTAAGTCTGTTTAGAAAGAGCCACACAATTATTTTACATTCTGCAGCCTTCTGAAGGCTTCCCAGAAGGCtcaaacattttcttaatttctacttTGAGTAAGAAACAATTTCAAGAATAAAATCTATACCTTGCTCTGAAGCAGAATGCGtaattcaaccatctcatcagtGTTTCTAGATCTTTTAAAAGCTTGTTCCTCTTCCATATCTTCAGCAGGGCGTTTACCTAAAAATTAACAGTTTAGGTTTCAGAGAGCACCAGGATCTTCAAGAAAGGGTACCTTTAATCACATTTTAGTTTTAACCTACAGATTTAACATTTAACTCCACTCCCTTTGAAGGAA
Above is a window of Bos indicus isolate NIAB-ARS_2022 breed Sahiwal x Tharparkar chromosome 8, NIAB-ARS_B.indTharparkar_mat_pri_1.0, whole genome shotgun sequence DNA encoding:
- the HNRNPK gene encoding heterogeneous nuclear ribonucleoprotein K isoform X3, which codes for METEQPEETFPNTETNGEFGKRPAEDMEEEQAFKRSRNTDEMVELRILLQSKNAGAVIGKGGKNIKALRTDYNASVSVPDSSGPERILSISADIETIGEILKKIIPTLEEYQHYKGSDFDCELRLLIHQSLAGGIIGVKGAKIKELRENTQTTIKLFQECCPQSTDRVVLIGGKPDRVVECIKIILDLISESPIKGRAQPYDPNFYDETYDYGGFTMMFDDRRGRPVGFPMRGRGGFDRMPPGRGGRPMPPSRRDYDDMSPRRGPPPPPPGRGGRGGSRARNLPLPPPPPPRGGDLMAYDRRGRPGDRYDGMVGFSADETWDSAIDTWSPSEWQMAYEPQGGSGYDYSYAGGRGSYGDLGGPIITTQVTIPKDLAGSIIGKGGQRIKQIRHESGASIKIDEPLEGSEDRIITITGTQDQIQNAQYLLQNSVKQYADVEGF
- the HNRNPK gene encoding heterogeneous nuclear ribonucleoprotein K isoform X2 yields the protein METEQPEETFPNTETNGEFGKRPAEDMEEEQAFKRSRNTDEMVELRILLQSKNAGAVIGKGGKNIKALRTDYNASVSVPDSSGPERILSISADIETIGEILKKIIPTLEEGLQLPSPTATSQLPLESDAVECLNYQHYKGSDFDCELRLLIHQSLAGGIIGVKGAKIKELRENTQTTIKLFQECCPQSTDRVVLIGGKPDRVVECIKIILDLISESPIKGRAQPYDPNFYDETYDYGGFTMMFDDRRGRPVGFPMRGRGGFDRMPPGRGGRPMPPSRRDYDDMSPRRGPPPPPPGRGGRGGSRARNLPLPPPPPPRGGDLMAYDRRGRPGDRYDGMVGFSADETWDSAIDTWSPSEWQMAYEPQGGSGYDYSYAGGRGSYGDLGGPIITTQVTIPKDLAGSIIGKGGQRIKQIRHESGASIKIDEPLEGSEDRIITITGTQDQIQNAQYLLQNSVKQYSGKFF
- the HNRNPK gene encoding heterogeneous nuclear ribonucleoprotein K isoform X4, with protein sequence METEQPEETFPNTETNGEFGKRPAEDMEEEQAFKRSRNTDEMVELRILLQSKNAGAVIGKGGKNIKALRTDYNASVSVPDSSGPERILSISADIETIGEILKKIIPTLEEYQHYKGSDFDCELRLLIHQSLAGGIIGVKGAKIKELRENTQTTIKLFQECCPQSTDRVVLIGGKPDRVVECIKIILDLISESPIKGRAQPYDPNFYDETYDYGGFTMMFDDRRGRPVGFPMRGRGGFDRMPPGRGGRPMPPSRRDYDDMSPRRGPPPPPPGRGGRGGSRARNLPLPPPPPPRGGDLMAYDRRGRPGDRYDGMVGFSADETWDSAIDTWSPSEWQMAYEPQGGSGYDYSYAGGRGSYGDLGGPIITTQVTIPKDLAGSIIGKGGQRIKQIRHESGASIKIDEPLEGSEDRIITITGTQDQIQNAQYLLQNSVKQYSGKFF
- the HNRNPK gene encoding heterogeneous nuclear ribonucleoprotein K isoform X1, whose protein sequence is METEQPEETFPNTETNGEFGKRPAEDMEEEQAFKRSRNTDEMVELRILLQSKNAGAVIGKGGKNIKALRTDYNASVSVPDSSGPERILSISADIETIGEILKKIIPTLEEGLQLPSPTATSQLPLESDAVECLNYQHYKGSDFDCELRLLIHQSLAGGIIGVKGAKIKELRENTQTTIKLFQECCPQSTDRVVLIGGKPDRVVECIKIILDLISESPIKGRAQPYDPNFYDETYDYGGFTMMFDDRRGRPVGFPMRGRGGFDRMPPGRGGRPMPPSRRDYDDMSPRRGPPPPPPGRGGRGGSRARNLPLPPPPPPRGGDLMAYDRRGRPGDRYDGMVGFSADETWDSAIDTWSPSEWQMAYEPQGGSGYDYSYAGGRGSYGDLGGPIITTQVTIPKDLAGSIIGKGGQRIKQIRHESGASIKIDEPLEGSEDRIITITGTQDQIQNAQYLLQNSVKQYADVEGF